One Rubrivirga sp. SAORIC476 genomic window carries:
- the rpsK gene encoding 30S ribosomal protein S11, with protein MAKAQRPARGGRKKKVQVESNGNAYIKASFNNVLITITDAYGNTISWSSSGKMGFRGSRKNTPYAAQVAGTEAAKEAYDLGLRRVDCYVKGPGSGREGAIRALAIAGLEVLSIRDTTPIPHNGCRPPKRRRV; from the coding sequence ATGGCTAAGGCACAGCGTCCCGCCCGCGGCGGCCGCAAGAAGAAGGTCCAGGTCGAGTCGAACGGCAACGCCTACATCAAGGCGTCCTTCAACAACGTCCTCATCACCATCACCGACGCGTACGGCAACACGATCTCGTGGAGCTCGTCGGGCAAGATGGGTTTCCGCGGCTCGCGGAAGAACACCCCGTACGCGGCCCAGGTCGCGGGCACCGAGGCGGCCAAGGAGGCCTACGATCTCGGGCTCCGCCGCGTCGACTGCTACGTGAAGGGCCCTGGCTCCGGTCGTGAGGGCGCCATTCGCGCACTCGCCATCGCCGGCCTCGAGGTCCTCTCGATCCGCGACACCACTCCGATTCCCCACAACGGCTGCCGGCCGCCCAAGCGTCGCCGCGTCTGA
- the rpsM gene encoding 30S ribosomal protein S13, with protein MPRIAGVDVPGRKRGVIALTSIFGIGNSRAEEILERVGLDQNTYPDEWTEDETRRVRTLIEDTYVVEGSLRTETQLNIKRLMDIGCYRGLRHRRSLPVRGQRTKTNARTRKGRKKTVAGKKKAPRK; from the coding sequence ATGCCTCGAATCGCAGGAGTCGACGTCCCCGGCCGCAAGCGCGGCGTGATCGCTCTGACCTCGATCTTCGGGATCGGGAACAGCCGCGCCGAGGAGATCCTCGAGCGCGTCGGCCTCGACCAGAACACGTACCCCGATGAGTGGACTGAGGACGAGACCCGTCGCGTCCGCACCCTCATCGAGGACACGTACGTGGTGGAGGGCTCGCTCCGGACGGAGACGCAGCTCAACATCAAGCGGCTGATGGACATCGGCTGCTATCGCGGCCTTCGTCACCGTCGCAGCCTGCCCGTGCGTGGCCAGCGGACCAAGACGAACGCGCGCACGCGCAAGGGCCGCAAGAAGACGGTCGCCGGCAAGAAGAAGGCACCGCGCAAGTAG
- the rpmJ gene encoding 50S ribosomal protein L36 — translation MKVRASVKKRSADDKIVRRKGRIYIINKKNPKHKQRQG, via the coding sequence ATGAAGGTTCGCGCCAGCGTCAAGAAGCGGTCGGCCGACGACAAGATCGTCCGCCGCAAGGGCCGCATCTACATCATCAACAAGAAGAACCCCAAGCACAAGCAGCGCCAGGGGTAA
- the infA gene encoding translation initiation factor IF-1, with the protein MAKQPAIRQDGKVTEALPNAQFRVELENGHEILGLLSGKMRKFYIRILPGDRVTVEMSPYDLTKGRIVYRYK; encoded by the coding sequence ATGGCGAAGCAGCCTGCGATCCGACAAGACGGCAAAGTCACCGAGGCCCTCCCGAACGCCCAGTTCCGCGTGGAGCTGGAGAACGGACACGAGATCCTCGGTCTCCTCTCCGGCAAGATGCGGAAGTTCTACATCCGCATCCTTCCCGGCGACCGCGTGACGGTCGAGATGTCGCCGTACGACCTCACCAAGGGTCGGATCGTCTACCGCTACAAGTAG
- the map gene encoding type I methionyl aminopeptidase yields the protein MAIGRIQLKSDADVAGIRKAAKVVERALAAAAALIQPGVPTLRLDEAAEAVIREAGGRPAFKGYQQGGGTPPFPGSLCISVNDVVVHGIPSEMPLVEGDVVTLDCGVELDGYFGDFAYTFAVGEISAEAKALLDATRASLYAGIEQATAGNRVGDIGYAVQTYCESRGYGVVRDLVGHGVGKRLHEPPNVPNLGRRGVGKKLQSGLTICIEPMINGGTGDVTVDADGWTVRTADGALSAHFEHMVLVQRGAAEVLSSYHLIEAALATARGESTAAPAAAVAPES from the coding sequence ATGGCGATCGGGCGCATCCAACTCAAGTCCGACGCGGACGTCGCGGGCATCCGCAAGGCGGCGAAAGTCGTCGAGCGCGCACTGGCCGCGGCGGCTGCGCTCATCCAGCCCGGCGTTCCCACGCTCCGCCTCGACGAGGCCGCCGAGGCGGTCATCCGCGAGGCCGGTGGGCGACCCGCGTTCAAGGGATATCAGCAGGGTGGAGGCACACCTCCATTCCCGGGCAGCCTGTGCATCTCGGTCAACGATGTCGTGGTCCACGGCATTCCGAGCGAGATGCCGCTTGTGGAAGGAGACGTCGTGACCCTCGACTGCGGCGTCGAGCTGGATGGTTACTTCGGCGACTTCGCGTACACCTTCGCGGTCGGAGAGATCTCAGCCGAGGCGAAGGCTCTCCTGGATGCGACCCGCGCCTCGCTGTATGCGGGCATCGAACAGGCGACGGCAGGCAACCGCGTCGGTGACATCGGGTACGCAGTCCAGACCTATTGCGAGAGCCGAGGCTACGGGGTCGTCCGTGACCTGGTGGGGCACGGGGTCGGCAAGCGGCTTCACGAGCCTCCGAACGTCCCCAACCTCGGGCGCCGTGGCGTAGGCAAGAAGCTCCAGTCCGGCCTCACCATCTGCATTGAGCCGATGATCAACGGCGGCACCGGCGATGTGACCGTCGACGCGGATGGCTGGACGGTCCGGACGGCGGACGGAGCGTTGAGCGCGCACTTCGAACATATGGTTCTCGTGCAGCGCGGAGCCGCGGAGGTGCTCTCCTCGTATCACCTGATCGAAGCCGCGCTCGCGACGGCGCGCGGCGAATCCACTGCGGCTCCGGCCGCTGCTGTCGCCCCCGAGTCCTAG
- the secY gene encoding preprotein translocase subunit SecY: MASVAESIRNIWKIHELRQRILFTLGILIVYRLGSYVTLPGVDAIALQELANANPNQGGLFGLFNLFVGGAFFRAGVFALGIMPYITASIIIQLLGAVWAPIQKLQREGEDGRRKITQWTRYGTIGITALQSIGYAINLQATSGTAIVIPAWAFTVVCVICLTAGTVFVMWLGERITEKGIGNGISLIIMIGIIAFLPQSLLNEMPQIGANIGRADTNIFIFLIELAALFLVTAGVVYVTQGTRRIPVQYAKRVIGRKQMGGSTQYLPLRVNAAGVMPIIFAQSIMFIPSTIASFFQESAFWQTVGTATGDIFGFWYSAMFFVICVFFTYFYTAIAVNPQEMADTMKRQGGFIPGVRPGRQTSEFIDTILTRITLPGALFIGFVAILPAIAAQFGVQQGFAQFFGGTSLLILVGVTLDTLQQVESHLLMRHYDGFMKTGRVRGRRR, encoded by the coding sequence ATGGCCTCGGTCGCTGAATCGATCCGCAACATCTGGAAGATCCACGAGCTTCGGCAGCGGATCCTCTTTACGCTGGGCATCCTGATCGTCTACCGGCTCGGGTCCTATGTGACCCTCCCGGGCGTCGACGCGATCGCACTCCAGGAACTGGCGAACGCCAACCCGAACCAGGGCGGCCTCTTTGGCCTCTTCAACCTGTTCGTCGGCGGTGCCTTCTTCCGGGCGGGCGTCTTCGCGTTGGGGATCATGCCGTACATCACGGCCTCGATCATCATCCAGCTGCTCGGCGCGGTGTGGGCTCCGATCCAGAAGCTCCAGCGAGAAGGAGAGGACGGGCGCCGGAAGATCACGCAGTGGACCCGATACGGGACCATCGGCATCACGGCGCTCCAGTCGATCGGCTACGCGATCAACCTGCAGGCAACATCCGGGACGGCCATCGTCATTCCGGCCTGGGCGTTTACGGTCGTCTGCGTGATCTGCCTGACGGCAGGCACGGTGTTCGTGATGTGGCTCGGTGAGCGGATCACGGAGAAGGGGATCGGCAACGGCATCTCGCTGATCATCATGATCGGCATCATCGCCTTCCTGCCGCAGTCGCTCCTGAACGAGATGCCCCAGATCGGGGCCAACATCGGTCGGGCGGACACGAACATCTTCATCTTCCTGATCGAGCTGGCCGCGCTGTTCCTCGTGACGGCAGGTGTGGTCTACGTGACGCAGGGCACGCGGCGGATTCCGGTCCAGTACGCCAAGCGCGTGATCGGGCGCAAGCAGATGGGCGGCAGCACGCAGTACCTCCCGCTTCGAGTCAACGCCGCGGGCGTCATGCCGATCATCTTCGCGCAGTCGATCATGTTCATCCCGAGCACGATCGCCTCGTTCTTCCAGGAGAGCGCCTTCTGGCAGACGGTGGGCACTGCGACCGGCGACATCTTCGGGTTCTGGTACTCGGCGATGTTCTTCGTCATCTGCGTCTTCTTTACCTACTTCTACACGGCCATTGCGGTGAACCCGCAGGAGATGGCCGACACGATGAAGCGTCAGGGCGGATTTATCCCGGGCGTCCGCCCGGGTCGCCAGACGAGCGAGTTCATCGACACCATCCTGACGCGTATCACGCTGCCCGGAGCGCTGTTCATCGGCTTCGTGGCCATTCTGCCTGCCATCGCGGCGCAGTTCGGGGTCCAGCAGGGCTTCGCGCAGTTCTTCGGCGGCACGAGCCTGCTGATCCTCGTCGGCGTGACGCTGGATACACTGCAGCAGGTCGAGAGCCACCTCTTGATGCGTCACTACGACGGCTTCATGAAGACGGGTCGCGTCCGCGGCCGACGCCGATAG
- the rplO gene encoding 50S ribosomal protein L15 — MDLSNLKPAKGSTKNKKRIGRGEGSGHGDTATKGHKGQKSRSGGGVPVWFEGGQMPLQRRVPKSGFKNRNRVAYDPINLGRFTSLVEEGRLEAGATVSPETMKSLGMGGKNGRYKILSTGDLSVKLDIHAHAFSASAKEKIEAAGGSATVVAA, encoded by the coding sequence ATGGACCTCAGCAACCTGAAGCCTGCCAAGGGCTCGACCAAGAACAAGAAGCGCATCGGCCGCGGCGAGGGCTCCGGCCACGGCGATACGGCCACGAAGGGCCACAAGGGTCAGAAGAGCCGCTCGGGCGGTGGCGTCCCGGTGTGGTTCGAAGGCGGCCAGATGCCGCTCCAGCGCCGCGTCCCGAAGAGCGGGTTCAAGAACCGCAACCGCGTCGCTTACGACCCGATCAACCTCGGTCGTTTCACGTCGCTCGTGGAGGAGGGACGTCTGGAGGCTGGCGCGACCGTCTCGCCGGAGACGATGAAGTCGCTCGGCATGGGCGGCAAGAACGGTCGGTACAAGATCTTGAGCACGGGCGACCTCAGCGTCAAGCTGGACATCCACGCGCACGCCTTCTCGGCGTCGGCGAAGGAGAAGATCGAGGCGGCCGGTGGCAGCGCTACCGTCGTCGCGGCCTAG
- the rpmD gene encoding 50S ribosomal protein L30, translating to MSTLKITQTKSVIRRPGDQKRTMVALGLRKIGTTVELDATPQIRGMVAKISHLVSVEEA from the coding sequence ATGTCTACTCTCAAGATCACCCAGACCAAGAGCGTCATCCGTCGGCCCGGCGATCAGAAGCGGACCATGGTCGCGCTCGGTCTCCGCAAGATCGGCACGACGGTCGAACTCGACGCCACGCCGCAGATCCGCGGCATGGTCGCGAAGATCTCGCACCTCGTCTCCGTCGAGGAGGCGTAG
- the rpsE gene encoding 30S ribosomal protein S5, with product MAQQQNRGGRGGRRNDGRDNEANRSNLIEKLVAVNRVAKVVKGGRRFSFNAVVVVGDGNGKVGQGLGKANEVADAISKGTEDAKKNMIAVPVTGTSSIPHAVRGIHDAGTVLLKPASEGTGVIAGGGVRAVLECAGISNVLSKSQGSSNPHNQVSATMNALKSLQDPGEVAARRGISIKQVFEG from the coding sequence ATGGCACAGCAGCAGAACCGAGGCGGTCGCGGGGGTCGTCGCAACGACGGGCGCGACAACGAGGCCAACCGGTCCAATCTCATCGAGAAGCTCGTCGCGGTGAACCGCGTCGCGAAGGTCGTCAAGGGCGGCCGCCGCTTCTCGTTCAACGCAGTCGTGGTCGTCGGTGACGGCAACGGCAAGGTCGGGCAGGGCCTCGGCAAGGCCAACGAGGTCGCCGATGCGATTTCGAAGGGCACCGAGGATGCCAAGAAGAACATGATCGCGGTCCCGGTGACGGGCACCAGCTCGATCCCGCACGCCGTCCGCGGCATCCACGATGCAGGCACGGTGCTGTTGAAGCCCGCCTCTGAGGGTACCGGCGTCATTGCCGGCGGTGGCGTCCGCGCCGTCCTCGAGTGCGCGGGCATCTCGAACGTGCTCTCGAAGAGCCAGGGCTCGTCGAACCCGCACAACCAGGTCTCGGCGACCATGAATGCGCTCAAGTCGCTTCAGGACCCCGGCGAGGTCGCCGCCCGCCGCGGCATCTCCATCAAGCAGGTGTTCGAAGGCTAG
- the rplR gene encoding 50S ribosomal protein L18, which yields MAKTAKKVTQRARIRRRIRAKVSGTPVRPRLSVFRSNKHIYAQLIDDAAGVTLAAASTREGDAGIGVDASKAVGQRIAERAKEAGVSVAVFDRGGYRYHGNVKAVAEGARDGGLTL from the coding sequence ATGGCAAAGACCGCAAAGAAGGTCACGCAGCGCGCCCGCATCCGGCGCCGCATCCGCGCCAAGGTCTCCGGTACGCCGGTGCGCCCGCGCCTGAGCGTGTTCCGCTCGAACAAGCACATCTACGCACAGCTCATCGACGACGCCGCAGGCGTGACGCTCGCCGCCGCCAGCACCCGCGAGGGTGATGCCGGCATCGGCGTCGATGCGTCCAAGGCCGTCGGCCAGCGGATCGCGGAGCGGGCGAAGGAGGCCGGTGTCTCCGTCGCCGTGTTCGACCGCGGCGGCTACCGCTACCACGGCAACGTCAAGGCGGTCGCCGAGGGCGCCCGTGATGGCGGCCTCACCCTCTAA
- the rplF gene encoding 50S ribosomal protein L6, producing MSRIGKLPIPVADGVTFDVTDKNLVTVKGPKGQLQLAIDPDLSVAVEEGEIVVTRPTEQKRHKALHGLTRSLIANMVQGVSEGYTKELDVIGVGYRAEATKVSGLDVLELALGFSHPIYFVPPDGIDIEATTVRGQNPRVKISGIDKQLVGQVAAKIRALRPPEPYKGKGVRYVDEFVRRKAGKTAAR from the coding sequence ATGTCCCGAATCGGAAAACTCCCCATCCCGGTCGCCGACGGCGTCACGTTCGACGTGACGGACAAGAACCTCGTGACCGTCAAGGGCCCCAAGGGCCAGCTCCAGCTCGCCATCGACCCTGACCTCTCGGTCGCAGTCGAGGAGGGCGAGATCGTCGTCACCCGTCCGACCGAGCAGAAGCGTCACAAGGCGCTCCACGGTCTGACGCGCTCCCTGATCGCCAACATGGTGCAGGGCGTGAGCGAGGGCTACACGAAGGAGCTCGACGTGATCGGCGTCGGCTACCGCGCCGAGGCCACGAAGGTCTCCGGGCTGGACGTGCTCGAGCTCGCGCTCGGGTTCTCCCACCCGATCTACTTCGTCCCGCCGGACGGCATCGACATCGAGGCCACGACGGTCCGCGGTCAGAACCCGCGCGTCAAGATCTCCGGCATCGACAAGCAGCTCGTCGGCCAGGTGGCTGCCAAGATCCGCGCGCTTCGTCCGCCGGAGCCCTACAAGGGCAAGGGCGTCCGGTACGTGGACGAGTTCGTCCGCCGCAAGGCTGGCAAGACCGCCGCTCGCTAA
- the rpsH gene encoding 30S ribosomal protein S8 codes for MSAISDPVADYLTRIRNAQKARHPYVDVPASNIKRAITQILVDKGYVADYVNVEDNKQGLIRIYLKYLRGGKPVIQTIDRVSKPGLRKFVGASDLPRVMNGLGIAVISTSRGVMTDKEARRAGIGGEVLATVS; via the coding sequence ATGAGTGCAATCAGCGACCCCGTCGCGGACTACCTGACCCGGATCCGCAACGCCCAGAAGGCCCGCCATCCCTACGTGGACGTGCCGGCCTCGAACATCAAGCGGGCCATCACCCAGATCCTCGTCGACAAGGGCTACGTGGCCGACTATGTCAACGTCGAGGACAACAAGCAGGGTCTGATTCGGATCTACCTGAAGTACCTGCGCGGCGGTAAGCCGGTCATCCAGACCATCGACCGCGTGTCGAAGCCGGGCCTTCGCAAGTTCGTCGGGGCCAGCGATCTGCCGCGCGTGATGAACGGGCTCGGTATCGCCGTGATCTCGACCAGCCGGGGCGTGATGACCGACAAGGAAGCTCGCCGGGCCGGTATCGGCGGCGAGGTCCTCGCGACCGTCAGCTAA
- the rpsN gene encoding 30S ribosomal protein S14 — translation MAKTSVVAREKKRRKTVQKYAAKRAELKEQMRQLKTSEDFNPADAQAIAEQLQKLPRNASPVRLHNRCALTGRPRGYIRTFGVCRNVFRELAVEGKIPGVRKSSW, via the coding sequence ATGGCTAAGACCAGCGTCGTCGCCCGCGAGAAGAAGCGCCGCAAGACCGTCCAGAAGTACGCCGCCAAGCGCGCCGAACTGAAGGAGCAGATGCGCCAGCTGAAGACGAGCGAGGACTTCAACCCTGCAGACGCCCAGGCGATCGCGGAGCAGCTCCAGAAGCTGCCGCGCAACGCCAGCCCCGTCCGCCTCCACAACCGGTGTGCTCTCACGGGCCGTCCGCGTGGCTACATCCGGACGTTCGGCGTCTGCCGCAACGTGTTCCGCGAGCTGGCTGTCGAGGGCAAGATCCCCGGCGTCCGCAAGTCGAGCTGGTAG
- the rplE gene encoding 50S ribosomal protein L5 — protein sequence MENYTPRLKERYRSEIVPALTEQFEYVNPMQVPRLLKVVINKGIGEASQNKKILDDTLEELRKITGQQPTVRNARKSISNFKLREGMPVGAAVTLRGDKMWEFVDRLITLALPRVRDFRGVPDRSFDGRGNYTLGVKEQIIFPEIDIDSTPRISGLDITFVTTADTDEEAHALLKAFGMPFVRREAQVA from the coding sequence ATGGAGAACTACACACCCCGCCTCAAGGAGCGCTACCGCTCCGAGATCGTGCCGGCGCTCACCGAGCAGTTCGAGTACGTCAACCCGATGCAGGTGCCCCGCCTTCTGAAGGTGGTCATCAACAAGGGCATCGGCGAGGCCTCGCAGAACAAGAAGATCCTCGACGACACCCTCGAGGAGCTTCGCAAGATCACCGGTCAGCAGCCGACGGTGCGCAACGCGCGCAAGTCGATCTCCAACTTCAAGCTGCGCGAGGGCATGCCCGTCGGCGCCGCAGTCACCCTCCGGGGCGACAAGATGTGGGAGTTCGTCGACCGCCTGATCACGCTCGCGCTCCCCCGTGTCCGCGACTTCCGCGGCGTGCCGGACCGCTCGTTCGACGGTCGCGGCAACTACACGCTCGGGGTCAAGGAGCAGATCATCTTCCCTGAGATCGACATCGACTCGACGCCGCGCATCTCCGGCCTCGACATCACGTTCGTGACCACGGCCGACACCGACGAGGAAGCCCACGCGCTCCTCAAGGCGTTCGGGATGCCCTTCGTCCGCCGCGAGGCCCAGGTCGCGTAA
- the rplX gene encoding 50S ribosomal protein L24, translating to MPRTTNKQKKLHVKKGDTVVLTKTITAHGGGQNDRAKGHQARVLEVYPKTERVLVEGVNLRLKHTKPNQTYPNGGRIEAEKPIHVSNVMPVDGSGNPTRIGRKRVEDPNTGQSRWVRYAKTTGEELDS from the coding sequence ATGCCCCGCACGACCAACAAGCAGAAGAAGCTCCACGTCAAGAAGGGCGACACCGTCGTCCTCACCAAGACGATCACGGCGCACGGCGGCGGTCAGAACGACCGGGCCAAGGGCCACCAGGCGCGTGTCCTGGAGGTGTACCCCAAGACGGAGCGTGTCCTCGTTGAGGGCGTCAACCTCCGGCTCAAGCACACCAAGCCCAACCAGACGTACCCGAACGGCGGCCGCATCGAAGCGGAGAAGCCGATCCACGTCTCGAACGTGATGCCCGTCGACGGCTCGGGCAACCCAACCCGCATCGGTCGCAAGCGTGTCGAGGACCCCAACACCGGCCAGAGCCGCTGGGTCCGCTACGCCAAGACGACCGGCGAGGAGCTCGACAGCTAA
- the rplN gene encoding 50S ribosomal protein L14 translates to MIQQESRLNVADNSGAKEVLCIRVLGGSGRRYAGVGDIIVVTVKNAIPGGNVKKGDVSKAVIVRTKKELRRPDGSYIRFDENAAVLLNDSDEPRGTRIFGPVARELRDRQFMRIVSLAPEVL, encoded by the coding sequence ATGATCCAGCAAGAGTCCCGACTCAACGTCGCCGACAACAGTGGGGCCAAGGAGGTCCTCTGCATCCGCGTCCTCGGTGGCTCCGGCCGCCGCTACGCCGGTGTCGGTGACATCATCGTCGTCACGGTCAAGAACGCGATCCCCGGTGGGAACGTGAAGAAGGGCGACGTCTCGAAGGCCGTCATCGTCCGCACGAAGAAGGAACTCCGTCGCCCCGACGGCTCCTACATCCGGTTCGACGAGAACGCGGCCGTCCTCCTGAACGACTCCGACGAGCCCCGCGGCACGCGCATCTTCGGGCCTGTGGCCCGTGAGCTCCGCGACCGGCAGTTCATGCGGATCGTGTCCCTCGCCCCCGAAGTCCTCTAG
- the rpsQ gene encoding 30S ribosomal protein S17 encodes MATDTPTADAAVAERGARKFRVGLVVSDKMDKTITVAIERQVKHPIYGKFVKQTTKLKAHDETNDAGTGDTVRIQETRPLSKTKRWRLVEVLERAR; translated from the coding sequence ATGGCTACTGACACCCCGACCGCCGATGCGGCGGTCGCCGAGCGCGGCGCGCGCAAGTTCCGCGTCGGCCTCGTCGTCTCCGACAAGATGGACAAGACCATCACCGTGGCCATCGAGCGCCAGGTGAAGCACCCCATCTATGGCAAGTTCGTCAAGCAGACGACCAAGCTGAAGGCGCACGACGAGACGAACGACGCCGGCACGGGCGACACCGTCCGCATCCAGGAGACCCGCCCGCTGTCGAAGACGAAGCGCTGGCGTCTCGTGGAGGTCCTCGAGCGCGCCCGTTAA
- the rpmC gene encoding 50S ribosomal protein L29, with amino-acid sequence MPTMKANEIRDLSEAEIRQRIAEEQRDLTDLRFRRSVTGLENPIVLREKRREVARLKTVLNQKKASGEAEA; translated from the coding sequence ATGCCCACCATGAAAGCCAACGAGATCCGCGACCTCAGCGAGGCCGAGATCCGCCAGCGGATCGCCGAAGAGCAGCGGGACCTCACGGACCTGCGCTTCCGGCGCTCTGTGACCGGCCTCGAGAACCCGATCGTGCTGCGCGAGAAGCGCCGCGAGGTCGCCCGTCTGAAGACGGTCCTGAACCAGAAGAAGGCGAGCGGCGAGGCCGAGGCGTAG
- a CDS encoding helix-hairpin-helix domain-containing protein produces MPPPAGTADDLVEAVDATVVTEDLTKVYGLGDVMAEQLAGVGIDSYEALASADLETLRKAIEADGTVAQQSVNEETWAAQARFLADGDFDGLDEYVEGLREADGNTVDTGDDEPEAVEPPPAAESSAEDATDGDDAPTA; encoded by the coding sequence GTGCCCCCGCCGGCTGGCACCGCCGACGACCTCGTCGAAGCCGTCGACGCGACCGTCGTGACCGAGGACCTGACCAAAGTCTACGGCCTCGGTGACGTCATGGCCGAGCAGCTCGCCGGCGTTGGCATCGACTCCTACGAGGCGCTCGCCAGCGCGGACCTGGAGACGCTTCGCAAGGCCATCGAGGCCGACGGGACCGTCGCCCAGCAGTCGGTCAACGAGGAGACCTGGGCCGCCCAGGCTCGCTTCCTCGCCGACGGCGACTTCGACGGTCTCGACGAGTACGTCGAAGGTCTCCGCGAGGCCGACGGCAACACCGTCGACACTGGTGACGACGAGCCCGAGGCGGTGGAGCCGCCTCCGGCTGCCGAGTCGTCTGCCGAGGACGCCACCGACGGCGACGACGCGCCGACCGCGTAA
- the rplV gene encoding 50S ribosomal protein L22 — protein MEARAKRKYLRISPRKMRIVADVVRGKNAQQAITTLEFMPQKAAAMVRRAIQDAYGNLIDQNQDERIDDDALIVKTIMVDQAPVIKRFQPVSRGRAHPILKRSSHLTVVVGTPDVKAEA, from the coding sequence ATGGAAGCACGCGCCAAGCGGAAGTACCTCCGCATCAGCCCCCGCAAGATGCGGATCGTGGCCGACGTCGTCCGCGGCAAGAACGCCCAGCAGGCCATCACGACCCTGGAGTTCATGCCGCAGAAGGCCGCCGCCATGGTCCGTCGGGCCATCCAGGACGCCTACGGCAACCTGATCGACCAAAACCAGGACGAGCGCATCGACGACGACGCCCTGATCGTCAAGACCATCATGGTCGACCAGGCGCCGGTCATCAAGCGGTTCCAGCCCGTTTCGCGCGGCCGAGCCCACCCGATCCTGAAGCGGTCCAGCCACCTCACCGTCGTCGTCGGGACTCCCGACGTGAAGGCCGAGGCTTAA
- the rpsS gene encoding 30S ribosomal protein S19, with protein sequence MARSLKKGPFVHYKLRAKVEEMNEGGKKRVVKTWSRGSMITPDMLGHTFAVHNGKQFIPVYVTENMIGHRLGEFAPTRTFRGHAGGKKDRRR encoded by the coding sequence ATGGCACGCTCGCTGAAGAAAGGACCCTTCGTCCACTACAAGCTCCGCGCGAAGGTCGAGGAGATGAACGAGGGCGGCAAGAAGCGCGTCGTCAAGACGTGGAGCCGCGGCTCGATGATCACTCCCGACATGCTCGGGCACACCTTCGCCGTCCACAACGGAAAGCAGTTCATCCCGGTCTACGTGACCGAGAACATGATCGGCCACCGTCTGGGCGAGTTCGCCCCGACGCGGACGTTCCGCGGCCACGCGGGCGGCAAGAAGGACCGACGCCGATAA
- the rplB gene encoding 50S ribosomal protein L2 produces the protein MAIRKLKPTTPGQRHRSVSAFDTITKSEPEKSLLDTWKRSGGRNNNGRKTSRHRGGGHKRRYRIIDFKRNKEGIPARVAAIEYDPNRSARIALLFYADGEKRYIIAPDKLEVGATVMNGPDASPDVGNCLPLSNIPLGTQVHAIEMKPGKGAQMARSAGTSAQLTAREGKYANLKLPSGEVRRVPVECRATIGQTSNPDHMNIEIGKAGRSRWLGIRPQTRGVAMNPVDHPMGGGEGKSSGGHPKSPTGVYAKGFKTRKKNKASNKFIVRRRKAKK, from the coding sequence ATGGCAATCCGTAAGCTCAAGCCGACCACACCGGGTCAGCGGCATCGCTCGGTCTCCGCCTTCGACACGATCACGAAGTCGGAGCCGGAGAAGAGCCTGCTCGACACGTGGAAGCGGTCCGGCGGCCGAAACAACAACGGTCGCAAGACCTCCCGCCACCGTGGCGGCGGCCACAAGCGCCGCTACCGGATCATCGACTTCAAGCGCAACAAGGAGGGCATCCCCGCCCGCGTTGCTGCGATCGAGTACGATCCGAACCGCTCGGCGCGCATCGCACTGCTCTTCTACGCCGACGGCGAGAAGCGCTACATCATCGCCCCTGACAAGCTGGAGGTCGGCGCGACCGTCATGAACGGTCCCGACGCTTCGCCCGACGTGGGCAACTGCCTCCCGCTGTCCAACATCCCGCTGGGCACCCAGGTGCACGCCATCGAGATGAAGCCGGGCAAGGGCGCGCAGATGGCCCGCTCTGCCGGGACGAGCGCGCAGCTGACGGCTCGGGAGGGCAAGTACGCCAACCTGAAGCTCCCCTCCGGCGAGGTCCGCCGCGTCCCGGTCGAGTGCCGGGCCACGATCGGCCAGACGTCCAACCCGGACCACATGAACATCGAGATCGGCAAGGCCGGTCGGTCGCGCTGGCTCGGCATCCGCCCCCAGACCCGCGGCGTGGCGATGAACCCGGTCGATCACCCGATGGGTGGCGGCGAGGGCAAGTCGTCCGGTGGTCACCCGAAGAGCCCGACTGGCGTCTACGCCAAGGGCTTCAAGACGCGCAAGAAGAACAAGGCGTCGAACAAGTTCATCGTCCGCCGCCGCAAGGCCAAGAAGTAA